The nucleotide sequence GCGTTATTGAACATAGCTGAAAAGCTCCAGTTCCTATAGAAATCCAGCTTAATGTGTGATGCTTTAATGACATGGGATTTTCCATTTCAGACATGAGCCTCTGATGATGGGGGATTGGAACTTGCTAGGCAGCATCCTCGAGGAAGTGCACATCCACTCCACCATTGTGGGAAAAATCTGGCTCACTATCCTTTTCATATTCCGAATGCTGGTGCTGGGAGTGGCTGCTGAAGATgtttgggatgacgagcagtcTGAGTTCATTTGTAACACTGAGCAACCTGGCTGCAGCAATGTCTGTTATGACAAAGCCTTCCCCATCTCTCTGATCAGATACTGGGTGCTACAGATCATCTttgtctcttccccatccctagTGTACATGGGACATGCACTTTATAGACTTAGGGCCCTTGAGAAAGAGAGGCAGAAGAAGAAAACCCATCTTAGAGCCCAGCTGGAAGAACTGGAACCTGTCCCGGAGGAGCACAAGAGAATGGAGAGGGAGCTGAGGAAGTTAGAAGAACAGAAGAAAGTGAACAAAGCGCCCTTGAGAGGGTCCCTATTGCGCACCTATGTCCTGCATATCTTGACCCGCTCAGCGGTGGAAGTGGGCTTTATGATAGGTCAGTATCTTTTATATGGGCTTCAAATGTATCCCCTTTACAAATGCACTCGTCCTCCCTGCCCTAACACGGTGGATTGTTTTGTGTCCAGACCCACAGAGAAGACCATCTTTATGATTTTCATGCATAGCATCGCAGCTGTCTCCCTGTTCCTGAACATCCTAGAGATTATCCACCTGGGGATAAGGAAGATAAAGAAGACTCTGCATGTGAGGCAGAGAAGAGAGGCAGTGATGGCAGAGGAGACAAGCATTTGCACCTTGAAGAAGAACTCGGTGGTGCAGCAAGTTTGCATCATGAGCAATTCCTCCCCGCAGAGCAGCTATAAACTTTTGCCAAACCAGCAGGGTGGGCTGCCTGTTTATCTGCCCCTAGTGCAAGGATACAAAGTGCTCCAGGCACCTGCTGATCACTGCCAGCAGGCAGTAGGGATGGGTGCTGAGCAGCGCCGGTGCAGCACAGACAGGCCTAGAAGTGAGCAGCACCATGGACAGGTCCCTCGCCTCTACAAGCACCCAGAGAACCCCCACGAGAGAGAGCAGCactacagacagctccccaaccagCACCTGGGACAGCCATCCCGTCACCCTTCCTCCAGCAGCGAGGAGACCCACAAGCAGCCCCAGCAGGACATCGAGAGCTGCCCAGGGAACGAACAGCACATCCCAGAACCGCCCAGTAACCCTGTGCAGCCGGCCAAGACCCCCACTAGTGCTGGACCGCTGGAGATCCCCCAAGCCCCCCGCAATGTACTCCGCAAACACAGCCGGGTGGGCAGCTGCAAAGACTATGGGGACGATCGCGGTGACTCTCCAGACAGCGGGCATTATCAGGGCAATCGCAAGGCCAGTTTCTTGTCCAGGGTGCTGTCCGAGAGCCAACTGGCCAGTGACTCGGAGAGCTCTGACTCCAGGAATGGCTCCAGCTCTGAAGCCAAATGCAGAGAGGAGAGCAGCCCGCCCATCACCCCACCACCCCCTTGTGCAACGGGACGCAGAATGTCCATGGTAAGTAGAGCCAAGTGTCCTGCTCTCTATAGCCACTAGTGAGACTTACTGCTCTTTGGAGGGTGTCTGAGCCTTAGGCCAGGCCTCAGGATGGTCAGGCTGTGGCTGGGAAGTTGTTCGGATACAGTAACAAACAACATACCTAGCCTCATGCCTCACATGACCACATCCCTCACCATCCTTGGAGGTTtcaaatcaatctctctctctgcttaaagggttgggttttttggccATAAAACACTGAATAATTACCGCAAGTGGGTAATTTCATATTTAGCAACTGTTCATATTCCGTAACCACACAATCTGTCTGAAACTAGCTTGTTTACTTTCAATTTTAATAAACAATTGTAGTTGGGATCCAGATGCCAACAAagttgaattttaaaataatttaagctCAGCAGTTGCAAACCCTTAGTCAGGCTCactggcttgggggtgggggcacagattTCAACGGGAATACTCCAGTCTGTATGGATCTGCAGACCTTCAGATATTATCTTATACCATCTGAggtaaaaatgattttaaaagaaaacaagcttACTCTCAAAACACTGTGGGCCCTCGAATACATATCATTCCATTCCCCCATTCTTTAATAACTAACCGTTTTACACATTACAAATGTATGTCTGAACTTCTGCCTAATAAGCAGAAAGTATATTTGTACATTTTTCAGCACATTACCATTTGTATTCGCCAGTTTCAATTGTGTCATAGTCTCTATAACGTATAGACAATCAGCAAATACCATACAGAAGAAAATTCTCATTCTCTTAAATACAGTGTCAtcattttcccctttgttttttccagtatTGGAAGGAGAGAGGGATCAGAGTCCATCTTGCTGGTTTTCTGTGTCTGCTTGAGTCTGAGGTCTCTtttctcctcagcaacacaggctatcACAAGCAAATCAtacctgtcctctgctccctaCAGTGACTTGACATAGAATtctgaatcaagttc is from Dermochelys coriacea isolate rDerCor1 chromosome 3, rDerCor1.pri.v4, whole genome shotgun sequence and encodes:
- the GJA10 gene encoding gap junction alpha-10 protein; protein product: MGDWNLLGSILEEVHIHSTIVGKIWLTILFIFRMLVLGVAAEDVWDDEQSEFICNTEQPGCSNVCYDKAFPISLIRYWVLQIIFVSSPSLVYMGHALYRLRALEKERQKKKTHLRAQLEELEPVPEEHKRMERELRKLEEQKKVNKAPLRGSLLRTYVLHILTRSAVEVGFMIGQYLLYGLQMYPLYKCTRPPCPNTVDCFVSRPTEKTIFMIFMHSIAAVSLFLNILEIIHLGIRKIKKTLHVRQRREAVMAEETSICTLKKNSVVQQVCIMSNSSPQSSYKLLPNQQGGLPVYLPLVQGYKVLQAPADHCQQAVGMGAEQRRCSTDRPRSEQHHGQVPRLYKHPENPHEREQHYRQLPNQHLGQPSRHPSSSSEETHKQPQQDIESCPGNEQHIPEPPSNPVQPAKTPTSAGPLEIPQAPRNVLRKHSRVGSCKDYGDDRGDSPDSGHYQGNRKASFLSRVLSESQLASDSESSDSRNGSSSEAKCREESSPPITPPPPCATGRRMSMVSRAKCPALYSH